One Delphinus delphis chromosome 3, mDelDel1.2, whole genome shotgun sequence genomic region harbors:
- the MIDN gene encoding midnolin isoform X3 produces MEPQPGGARSCRRGAPGGACELGPAAETAPMSLAIHSTTGTRYELSVPPDETVEGLRKRLSQRLKVPKERLALLHKDTRLSSGKLQELGVGDGSKLTLVPTVEAGLMSQASRPEQSVMQALESLTETQVSDFLSGRSPLTLALRVGDHMMFVQLQLAAQHAPLQHRHVLAAAAAAARGDPSVTTTPVSSPCRPVSSATRVPPVPTGPAPTSSPVTAGSFRSHSASATCPEQMDCSPTASTGASPTSPAGGSPTSRSRKPGAVIESFVNHAPGVFSGTFSGTLHPNCQDSSGRPRRDIGTILQILNDLLSATRHYQGMPPSLTQLRCHAQCAPDLAPKTTSCEKLAAATPASLSQARLCKPPGDRLRQTENRATRCKVERLQLLLQQKRLRRKARRDARGPYHWPPSRKAGRSDSTGGGGGGGPSEAAGLGLDFEDAVWKPEVNPDIKSEFVVA; encoded by the exons ATGGAGCCGCAGCCCGGCGGCGCCCGGAGCTGCCGGCGCGGTGCCCCCGGCGGTGCCTGCGAGCTGGGCCCGGCGGCCGAGACGGCGCCCATGAGCCTGGCCATCCACAGCACGACGGGCACCCGCTACGAGCTGTCGGTGCCCCCCGACGAGACGGTGGAGGGGCTGCGCAAGAGGCTGTCCCAACGTCTCAAAGTGCCCAAGGAGCGCCTGGCGCTGCTCCACAAAGACAC CCGGCTCAGTTCGGGGAAGCTGCAGGAGCTCGGCGTGGGGGATGGCAGCAAGCTGACGCTCGTGCCCACCGTGGAGGCGGGCCTCATG TCTCAGGCCTCCAGGCCAGAACAGTCTGTGATGCAGGCCCTCGAGAGCTTGACTGAGACCCAG GTCAGTGACTTCTTGTCGGGCCGCTCGCCGCTGACTCTGGCGCTGCGCGTGGGTGACCATATGATGTTCGTCCAGCTGCAGCTCGCAGCCCAGCACGCCCCACTGCAGCACCGCCACGTGTTGGCtgccgccgctgctgccgcccGTGGAGACCCCAGCGTGACCACCACCCCTGTGTCCTCTCCCTGCCGGCCAGTGTCCAGTGCCACCCGCGTCCCCCCAGTGCCCACTGGCCCTGCGCCCACGTCCTCCCCTGTCACGGCCGGCTCCTTCCGCTCCCACTCGGCCTCTGCCACCTGCCCCGAG caGATGGACTGCTCCCCCACCGCCAGCACCGGTGCCAGCCCCACGTCCCCCGCCGGGGGCAGCCCCACGTCCCGCTCCCGCAAACCTGGCGCAGTCATCGAGAGCTTCGTGAACCACGCCCCGGGGGTCTTCTCAGGGACCTTCTCTG GTACGCTGCACCCCAACTGCCAGGACAGCAGCGGGCGGCCGAGGCGGGACATCGGCACCATCCTGCAGATCCTCAACGACCTCCTGAGTGCCACGCGGCACTACCAGGGCATGCCCCCATCGCTGACCCAGCTGCGGTGCCACGCCCAGTGTGCCCCGGACCTCGCCCCCAAAACTACCTCCTGCGAGAAGCTGGCGGCCGCGACCCCGGCCTCCCTGAGCCAGGCCCGCCTGTGCAAGCCCCCGG GGGACCGGCTGCGGCAGACAGAAAACCGAGCCACCCGCTGTAAGGTGGAGCGCCTGCAGCTGCTGCTCCAGCAGAAACGGCTCCGCAGAAAGGCCCGGCGCGATGCCCGGGGCCCCTACCACTGGCCGCCCAGCCGCAAGGCCGGCCGCAGCGACAGCACCGGCGGCGGGGGAGGCGGCGGCCCCAGTGAGGCAGCTGGCTTGGGCCTTGACTTCGAGGACGCCGTCTGGAAGCCAGAAGTGAACCCCGACATCAAGTCAGAGTTCGTGGTGGCCTAG
- the MIDN gene encoding midnolin isoform X4: MEPQPGGARSCRRGAPGGACELGPAAETAPMSLAIHSTTGTRYELSVPPDETVEGLRKRLSQRLKVPKERLALLHKDTRLSSGKLQELGVGDGSKLTLVPTVEAGLMSQASRPEQSVMQALESLTETQVSDFLSGRSPLTLALRVGDHMMFVQLQLAAQHAPLQHRHVLAAAAAAARGDPSVTTTPVSSPCRPVSSATRVPPVPTGPAPTSSPVTAGSFRSHSASATCPEMDCSPTASTGASPTSPAGGSPTSRSRKPGAVIESFVNHAPGVFSGTFSGTLHPNCQDSSGRPRRDIGTILQILNDLLSATRHYQGMPPSLTQLRCHAQCAPDLAPKTTSCEKLAAATPASLSQARLCKPPGDRLRQTENRATRCKVERLQLLLQQKRLRRKARRDARGPYHWPPSRKAGRSDSTGGGGGGGPSEAAGLGLDFEDAVWKPEVNPDIKSEFVVA, encoded by the exons ATGGAGCCGCAGCCCGGCGGCGCCCGGAGCTGCCGGCGCGGTGCCCCCGGCGGTGCCTGCGAGCTGGGCCCGGCGGCCGAGACGGCGCCCATGAGCCTGGCCATCCACAGCACGACGGGCACCCGCTACGAGCTGTCGGTGCCCCCCGACGAGACGGTGGAGGGGCTGCGCAAGAGGCTGTCCCAACGTCTCAAAGTGCCCAAGGAGCGCCTGGCGCTGCTCCACAAAGACAC CCGGCTCAGTTCGGGGAAGCTGCAGGAGCTCGGCGTGGGGGATGGCAGCAAGCTGACGCTCGTGCCCACCGTGGAGGCGGGCCTCATG TCTCAGGCCTCCAGGCCAGAACAGTCTGTGATGCAGGCCCTCGAGAGCTTGACTGAGACCCAG GTCAGTGACTTCTTGTCGGGCCGCTCGCCGCTGACTCTGGCGCTGCGCGTGGGTGACCATATGATGTTCGTCCAGCTGCAGCTCGCAGCCCAGCACGCCCCACTGCAGCACCGCCACGTGTTGGCtgccgccgctgctgccgcccGTGGAGACCCCAGCGTGACCACCACCCCTGTGTCCTCTCCCTGCCGGCCAGTGTCCAGTGCCACCCGCGTCCCCCCAGTGCCCACTGGCCCTGCGCCCACGTCCTCCCCTGTCACGGCCGGCTCCTTCCGCTCCCACTCGGCCTCTGCCACCTGCCCCGAG ATGGACTGCTCCCCCACCGCCAGCACCGGTGCCAGCCCCACGTCCCCCGCCGGGGGCAGCCCCACGTCCCGCTCCCGCAAACCTGGCGCAGTCATCGAGAGCTTCGTGAACCACGCCCCGGGGGTCTTCTCAGGGACCTTCTCTG GTACGCTGCACCCCAACTGCCAGGACAGCAGCGGGCGGCCGAGGCGGGACATCGGCACCATCCTGCAGATCCTCAACGACCTCCTGAGTGCCACGCGGCACTACCAGGGCATGCCCCCATCGCTGACCCAGCTGCGGTGCCACGCCCAGTGTGCCCCGGACCTCGCCCCCAAAACTACCTCCTGCGAGAAGCTGGCGGCCGCGACCCCGGCCTCCCTGAGCCAGGCCCGCCTGTGCAAGCCCCCGG GGGACCGGCTGCGGCAGACAGAAAACCGAGCCACCCGCTGTAAGGTGGAGCGCCTGCAGCTGCTGCTCCAGCAGAAACGGCTCCGCAGAAAGGCCCGGCGCGATGCCCGGGGCCCCTACCACTGGCCGCCCAGCCGCAAGGCCGGCCGCAGCGACAGCACCGGCGGCGGGGGAGGCGGCGGCCCCAGTGAGGCAGCTGGCTTGGGCCTTGACTTCGAGGACGCCGTCTGGAAGCCAGAAGTGAACCCCGACATCAAGTCAGAGTTCGTGGTGGCCTAG
- the MIDN gene encoding midnolin isoform X1, with amino-acid sequence MEPQPGGARSCRRGAPGGACELGPAAETAPMSLAIHSTTGTRYELSVPPDETVEGLRKRLSQRLKVPKERLALLHKDTRLSSGKLQELGVGDGSKLTLVPTVEAGLMSQASRPEQSVMQALESLTETQPPAAPSPGRAGGGSFRKYRFILFKHPWHRQGPQSPERGGERPQVSDFLSGRSPLTLALRVGDHMMFVQLQLAAQHAPLQHRHVLAAAAAAARGDPSVTTTPVSSPCRPVSSATRVPPVPTGPAPTSSPVTAGSFRSHSASATCPEQMDCSPTASTGASPTSPAGGSPTSRSRKPGAVIESFVNHAPGVFSGTFSGTLHPNCQDSSGRPRRDIGTILQILNDLLSATRHYQGMPPSLTQLRCHAQCAPDLAPKTTSCEKLAAATPASLSQARLCKPPGDRLRQTENRATRCKVERLQLLLQQKRLRRKARRDARGPYHWPPSRKAGRSDSTGGGGGGGPSEAAGLGLDFEDAVWKPEVNPDIKSEFVVA; translated from the exons ATGGAGCCGCAGCCCGGCGGCGCCCGGAGCTGCCGGCGCGGTGCCCCCGGCGGTGCCTGCGAGCTGGGCCCGGCGGCCGAGACGGCGCCCATGAGCCTGGCCATCCACAGCACGACGGGCACCCGCTACGAGCTGTCGGTGCCCCCCGACGAGACGGTGGAGGGGCTGCGCAAGAGGCTGTCCCAACGTCTCAAAGTGCCCAAGGAGCGCCTGGCGCTGCTCCACAAAGACAC CCGGCTCAGTTCGGGGAAGCTGCAGGAGCTCGGCGTGGGGGATGGCAGCAAGCTGACGCTCGTGCCCACCGTGGAGGCGGGCCTCATG TCTCAGGCCTCCAGGCCAGAACAGTCTGTGATGCAGGCCCTCGAGAGCTTGACTGAGACCCAG cccccagcgGCGCCCAGCCCGGGCCGGGCTGGCGGAGGCAGCTTCCGGAAATACCgattcattttatttaagcaTCCGTGGCACCGACAGGGACCCCAGAGCCCAGAGAGGGGCGGCGAGAGGCCCCAG GTCAGTGACTTCTTGTCGGGCCGCTCGCCGCTGACTCTGGCGCTGCGCGTGGGTGACCATATGATGTTCGTCCAGCTGCAGCTCGCAGCCCAGCACGCCCCACTGCAGCACCGCCACGTGTTGGCtgccgccgctgctgccgcccGTGGAGACCCCAGCGTGACCACCACCCCTGTGTCCTCTCCCTGCCGGCCAGTGTCCAGTGCCACCCGCGTCCCCCCAGTGCCCACTGGCCCTGCGCCCACGTCCTCCCCTGTCACGGCCGGCTCCTTCCGCTCCCACTCGGCCTCTGCCACCTGCCCCGAG caGATGGACTGCTCCCCCACCGCCAGCACCGGTGCCAGCCCCACGTCCCCCGCCGGGGGCAGCCCCACGTCCCGCTCCCGCAAACCTGGCGCAGTCATCGAGAGCTTCGTGAACCACGCCCCGGGGGTCTTCTCAGGGACCTTCTCTG GTACGCTGCACCCCAACTGCCAGGACAGCAGCGGGCGGCCGAGGCGGGACATCGGCACCATCCTGCAGATCCTCAACGACCTCCTGAGTGCCACGCGGCACTACCAGGGCATGCCCCCATCGCTGACCCAGCTGCGGTGCCACGCCCAGTGTGCCCCGGACCTCGCCCCCAAAACTACCTCCTGCGAGAAGCTGGCGGCCGCGACCCCGGCCTCCCTGAGCCAGGCCCGCCTGTGCAAGCCCCCGG GGGACCGGCTGCGGCAGACAGAAAACCGAGCCACCCGCTGTAAGGTGGAGCGCCTGCAGCTGCTGCTCCAGCAGAAACGGCTCCGCAGAAAGGCCCGGCGCGATGCCCGGGGCCCCTACCACTGGCCGCCCAGCCGCAAGGCCGGCCGCAGCGACAGCACCGGCGGCGGGGGAGGCGGCGGCCCCAGTGAGGCAGCTGGCTTGGGCCTTGACTTCGAGGACGCCGTCTGGAAGCCAGAAGTGAACCCCGACATCAAGTCAGAGTTCGTGGTGGCCTAG
- the MIDN gene encoding midnolin isoform X2: MEPQPGGARSCRRGAPGGACELGPAAETAPMSLAIHSTTGTRYELSVPPDETVEGLRKRLSQRLKVPKERLALLHKDTRLSSGKLQELGVGDGSKLTLVPTVEAGLMSQASRPEQSVMQALESLTETQPPAAPSPGRAGGGSFRKYRFILFKHPWHRQGPQSPERGGERPQVSDFLSGRSPLTLALRVGDHMMFVQLQLAAQHAPLQHRHVLAAAAAAARGDPSVTTTPVSSPCRPVSSATRVPPVPTGPAPTSSPVTAGSFRSHSASATCPEMDCSPTASTGASPTSPAGGSPTSRSRKPGAVIESFVNHAPGVFSGTFSGTLHPNCQDSSGRPRRDIGTILQILNDLLSATRHYQGMPPSLTQLRCHAQCAPDLAPKTTSCEKLAAATPASLSQARLCKPPGDRLRQTENRATRCKVERLQLLLQQKRLRRKARRDARGPYHWPPSRKAGRSDSTGGGGGGGPSEAAGLGLDFEDAVWKPEVNPDIKSEFVVA, from the exons ATGGAGCCGCAGCCCGGCGGCGCCCGGAGCTGCCGGCGCGGTGCCCCCGGCGGTGCCTGCGAGCTGGGCCCGGCGGCCGAGACGGCGCCCATGAGCCTGGCCATCCACAGCACGACGGGCACCCGCTACGAGCTGTCGGTGCCCCCCGACGAGACGGTGGAGGGGCTGCGCAAGAGGCTGTCCCAACGTCTCAAAGTGCCCAAGGAGCGCCTGGCGCTGCTCCACAAAGACAC CCGGCTCAGTTCGGGGAAGCTGCAGGAGCTCGGCGTGGGGGATGGCAGCAAGCTGACGCTCGTGCCCACCGTGGAGGCGGGCCTCATG TCTCAGGCCTCCAGGCCAGAACAGTCTGTGATGCAGGCCCTCGAGAGCTTGACTGAGACCCAG cccccagcgGCGCCCAGCCCGGGCCGGGCTGGCGGAGGCAGCTTCCGGAAATACCgattcattttatttaagcaTCCGTGGCACCGACAGGGACCCCAGAGCCCAGAGAGGGGCGGCGAGAGGCCCCAG GTCAGTGACTTCTTGTCGGGCCGCTCGCCGCTGACTCTGGCGCTGCGCGTGGGTGACCATATGATGTTCGTCCAGCTGCAGCTCGCAGCCCAGCACGCCCCACTGCAGCACCGCCACGTGTTGGCtgccgccgctgctgccgcccGTGGAGACCCCAGCGTGACCACCACCCCTGTGTCCTCTCCCTGCCGGCCAGTGTCCAGTGCCACCCGCGTCCCCCCAGTGCCCACTGGCCCTGCGCCCACGTCCTCCCCTGTCACGGCCGGCTCCTTCCGCTCCCACTCGGCCTCTGCCACCTGCCCCGAG ATGGACTGCTCCCCCACCGCCAGCACCGGTGCCAGCCCCACGTCCCCCGCCGGGGGCAGCCCCACGTCCCGCTCCCGCAAACCTGGCGCAGTCATCGAGAGCTTCGTGAACCACGCCCCGGGGGTCTTCTCAGGGACCTTCTCTG GTACGCTGCACCCCAACTGCCAGGACAGCAGCGGGCGGCCGAGGCGGGACATCGGCACCATCCTGCAGATCCTCAACGACCTCCTGAGTGCCACGCGGCACTACCAGGGCATGCCCCCATCGCTGACCCAGCTGCGGTGCCACGCCCAGTGTGCCCCGGACCTCGCCCCCAAAACTACCTCCTGCGAGAAGCTGGCGGCCGCGACCCCGGCCTCCCTGAGCCAGGCCCGCCTGTGCAAGCCCCCGG GGGACCGGCTGCGGCAGACAGAAAACCGAGCCACCCGCTGTAAGGTGGAGCGCCTGCAGCTGCTGCTCCAGCAGAAACGGCTCCGCAGAAAGGCCCGGCGCGATGCCCGGGGCCCCTACCACTGGCCGCCCAGCCGCAAGGCCGGCCGCAGCGACAGCACCGGCGGCGGGGGAGGCGGCGGCCCCAGTGAGGCAGCTGGCTTGGGCCTTGACTTCGAGGACGCCGTCTGGAAGCCAGAAGTGAACCCCGACATCAAGTCAGAGTTCGTGGTGGCCTAG
- the CIRBP gene encoding cold-inducible RNA-binding protein yields MASDEGKLFVGGLSFDTNEQSLEQVFSKYGQISEVVVVKDRETQRSRGFGFVTFENIDDAKDAMMAMNGKSVDGRQIRVDQAGKSSDNRSRGYRGGSVGGRGFFRGGRGRGRGFSRGGGDRGYGGSRFESRSGGYGGSRDYYSSRSQSGSCGDRSSGGSYRDSYDSYATHNE; encoded by the exons ATGGCATCAGATGAAGGCAAGCTTTTCGTCGGAGGGCTGAGTTTTGACACCAACGAGCAGTCACTGGAGCAGGTCTTCTCAAAATATGGACAGATCTCAGAAG TGGTGGTCGTGAAGGACAGGGAGACCCAGCGATCGAGGGGCTTTGGGTTTGTCACCTTTGAGAACATCGACGATGCCAAGGACGCCATGATGGCCATGAACGGGAAG TCTGTGGATGGGCGGCAGATCCGGGTCGACCAGGCTGGCAAATCGTCTGATAACCGATCCCGCGGGTACCGAGGTGGCTCTGTCGGGGGCCGGGGCTTCTTCCGCGGGGGCCGAGGTCGGGGCCGTGGGTTCTCCAGAG GAGGAGGGGACCGCGGCTACGGGGGGAGCCGGTTCGAGTCCAGGAGTGGGGGCTATGGAGGCTCCAGAGACTACTACAGCAG CCGGAGTCAGAGTGGCAGCTGCGGTGACCGGAGCTCGGGCGGGTCCTACAGAGACAGCTACGACAGTTACG CTACACACAACGAGTAA